Proteins encoded by one window of Hyphomicrobium nitrativorans NL23:
- a CDS encoding class I SAM-dependent methyltransferase, whose protein sequence is MQETKPQMKPRLRVEDLERQDGRITGIGRIEEDVLKATYRRWAPIYDHTFGRVSNEGRKHAAEVINASLDSGRVLEVGVGTGLALGDYGRHLEIVGIDLSPEMLDKARERVTAERLDNVTGLHEMDAGDLQFPDNSFDVVTAMYVMTVVPEPELVMHELARVAKPGGEVIIVNHFSQTEGVRGWVERRMAPFAEIIGWRPVFDQSRVMGCDDLTVTERKALRPWGIFTMMRFRKRASEDERPIAAE, encoded by the coding sequence ATGCAGGAGACGAAGCCCCAGATGAAGCCCCGCTTGCGTGTGGAGGATCTTGAGCGCCAGGATGGCCGGATCACCGGCATTGGGCGTATCGAAGAAGATGTCCTCAAAGCCACCTACCGTCGCTGGGCGCCGATCTACGACCACACCTTTGGCCGTGTGTCGAATGAAGGGCGCAAGCATGCCGCCGAGGTGATCAACGCGTCGCTCGACAGCGGTCGCGTTCTGGAAGTCGGCGTTGGCACCGGCCTCGCACTCGGCGACTATGGCCGCCATCTCGAAATCGTCGGCATCGATCTCTCGCCCGAGATGCTCGACAAGGCGCGCGAGCGCGTGACGGCCGAAAGGCTCGACAACGTCACCGGCCTCCACGAGATGGACGCAGGCGACCTCCAGTTCCCGGACAATTCCTTCGATGTCGTCACCGCCATGTACGTGATGACGGTCGTGCCCGAGCCCGAACTCGTGATGCACGAGCTTGCCCGCGTCGCCAAGCCGGGCGGCGAGGTCATCATCGTCAATCATTTCAGCCAGACGGAAGGCGTCCGCGGCTGGGTCGAGCGGCGCATGGCGCCCTTTGCCGAAATCATCGGCTGGCGTCCGGTCTTCGACCAGTCCCGCGTCATGGGCTGCGACGATCTCACCGTCACGGAGCGCAAGGCGCTGCGCCCGTGGGGCATCTTCACGATGATGCGCTTCCGCAAGCGCGCGAGCGAGGACGAGCGTCCGATCGCGGCAGAATAG
- the mnmA gene encoding tRNA 2-thiouridine(34) synthase MnmA, which translates to MSSPILKTPAGDGRKRVVVAMSGGVDSSVVAALLARSGHDVIGITLQLYDHGEAVGRKGSCCAGQDVEDARRVAQMLGIPHYVLDYEKRFSDAVMQSFAESYVAGETPIPCVTCNQQIKFKDLLETARELGADLLATGHYIQRGEGADGPALFRARDADRDQSYFLFATTREQLADLWFPLGGMRKSEVRDIAHDLGLLVAEKSDSQDICFVPKGRYSDVIERLKPGALTPGDIVHADGRKLGEHAGIVNYTIGQRRGLGIPSPEPLYVLRLDATKNEVVVGPRAFLQTHTLVLRNVNWLGDGALEDGAEVYARIRSSQAPQPATVSVDTAGTVTVTLRYGELGAAAGQACVLYADGADEARVLGGGWIAKAVKADTMDWLESSA; encoded by the coding sequence GTGTCATCGCCTATCCTCAAGACTCCGGCCGGAGACGGCCGCAAGCGCGTGGTCGTCGCCATGTCCGGCGGCGTGGATTCTTCCGTCGTCGCCGCCCTCCTCGCCCGCTCCGGACATGATGTGATCGGCATTACGCTCCAGTTGTACGATCACGGGGAAGCGGTCGGCCGCAAGGGCTCCTGCTGTGCCGGCCAGGATGTCGAGGACGCCCGCCGCGTCGCGCAGATGCTCGGCATTCCCCATTACGTTCTCGACTACGAGAAGCGCTTCTCGGACGCCGTCATGCAGTCGTTCGCCGAAAGCTACGTCGCGGGCGAAACGCCGATCCCCTGCGTCACCTGCAATCAGCAGATCAAGTTCAAGGATCTCCTGGAGACGGCCCGCGAACTCGGCGCCGATCTCCTCGCGACAGGTCATTACATCCAGCGCGGCGAAGGCGCCGACGGACCGGCGCTGTTCCGCGCCCGCGACGCCGACCGCGACCAGAGCTATTTTCTGTTCGCCACCACGCGCGAGCAGCTTGCCGACCTGTGGTTCCCGCTCGGCGGCATGCGCAAAAGCGAGGTCCGCGACATCGCCCACGACCTCGGCCTCCTCGTCGCGGAAAAATCCGACAGCCAGGACATCTGCTTCGTCCCGAAGGGCCGCTACAGCGATGTGATCGAGCGGCTGAAGCCCGGCGCGCTCACGCCCGGCGACATCGTTCATGCGGACGGGCGCAAGCTCGGCGAGCACGCGGGAATCGTGAACTACACCATCGGCCAGCGCCGCGGGCTCGGCATCCCCTCGCCCGAGCCGCTCTACGTGCTGCGGCTCGATGCCACGAAGAACGAGGTGGTGGTGGGGCCACGTGCCTTCTTGCAAACACACACCCTTGTTCTTAGAAACGTGAACTGGCTGGGTGACGGCGCGCTTGAGGACGGCGCGGAGGTTTATGCCCGCATCCGTTCGTCGCAGGCGCCGCAGCCGGCAACCGTCTCGGTCGACACCGCCGGAACCGTTACGGTGACACTGCGCTATGGAGAATTGGGGGCGGCCGCCGGTCAGGCGTGCGTCCTTTACGCGGACGGCGCGGACGAAGCCCGTGTATTGGGCGGCGGATGGATTGCGAAGGCCGTGAAGGCCGATACAATGGACTGGCTGGAATCGTCTGCCTGA
- a CDS encoding DUF1153 domain-containing protein yields the protein MTEHQMRARVRYVIGPDGSPLTVADLPPRDTKRWVIRRKAEVVAAVRGGLISIEEACERYKLTVDEFLSWQRSIDKHGLPGLRATRIQDYRG from the coding sequence ATGACCGAACATCAGATGAGAGCGCGTGTGCGCTACGTCATCGGCCCCGATGGGAGCCCGTTGACGGTTGCAGATCTCCCGCCCCGGGACACGAAGCGTTGGGTCATCCGCCGTAAGGCGGAGGTCGTCGCGGCTGTGCGTGGCGGACTTATCAGCATCGAGGAGGCCTGTGAGCGCTACAAGCTCACGGTGGACGAATTCCTGTCCTGGCAGCGCTCGATCGACAAGCATGGGCTTCCCGGTCTCCGGGCGACCCGCATTCAGGACTACCGGGGCTAA
- the ctrA gene encoding response regulator transcription factor CtrA: MRVLLIEDDSATAQSIELMLQSEGFNCYTTDLGEEGVDLGKLYDYDIILLDLNLPDMSGYEVLKMLRVAKVATPILILSGLAQIEDKVRGLGFGADDYMTKPFHKDELVARIHAIVRRSKGHAQSVIETGNLRVNLDTKTVEVNGQRVHLTGKEYQMLELLSLRKGTTLTKEMFLNHLYGGMDEPELKIIDVFICKLRKKLQMATGGQHYIETVWGRGYVLRNPDDEHIAA, from the coding sequence ATGCGGGTCCTTCTGATCGAGGACGATAGCGCAACTGCGCAAAGCATCGAATTGATGCTCCAGTCTGAAGGCTTTAACTGTTACACGACCGATCTCGGCGAAGAGGGCGTGGATCTCGGGAAGCTCTACGACTACGACATCATTCTTCTGGATCTCAATTTGCCGGACATGAGCGGCTATGAGGTTCTCAAGATGCTGCGTGTCGCCAAGGTGGCCACGCCGATCCTGATCCTCTCCGGTCTTGCTCAGATCGAGGACAAGGTGCGCGGTCTCGGCTTCGGTGCCGACGACTACATGACGAAGCCCTTCCATAAGGACGAACTCGTCGCGCGCATTCATGCGATCGTGCGCCGCTCGAAGGGCCATGCGCAGTCGGTTATCGAAACCGGCAATCTGCGCGTGAACCTCGACACCAAGACGGTGGAGGTCAACGGCCAGCGCGTGCATCTCACGGGCAAGGAATACCAGATGCTTGAGCTGCTCAGCCTGCGCAAGGGCACGACGCTCACCAAGGAGATGTTCCTCAATCATCTCTATGGCGGCATGGACGAGCCGGAACTCAAGATCATCGACGTCTTCATCTGCAAGCTCCGGAAGAAGCTGCAGATGGCGACCGGCGGGCAGCACTACATCGAAACGGTGTGGGGCCGCGGATACGTGCTGCGCAATCCGGACGACGAGCACATCGCTGCTTGA
- a CDS encoding S8 family serine peptidase: protein MARRGPSPGAMGRLFGTSGAVGAAMAAFLVVPEVAVADGRVRWLEDFQRQASQLQTSQFQTSQFQIGAHPLSGRATEAVSAAHVAASADGHAVKTFELPLAGRERQAEAAADPFAKADGAELFVTDLSLADLEIAKLRGFVASAPTVIRPGQEVTRLRLPGASRDVAATALRTILPSVSAMPNEIYTIVPEPADETSADARTVIERNRMGPAVPGPCPAEACFGPDLIAWRAALGTCARDVRVGIIDTSFDLTHPALRHITSEQGVFLGGQAPSPSDWHGTAVLSVLAGDPSSGTPGLLPEATFLLAAAFLSDADGNASTDTVRVLAALAWLDAEGVDIVNMSFSGPEDAAVAQAISAMRKKGVLFVAAAGNMGPAAAPSYPAAYPDVIAVTAVNRDGEGYRHANRGDYIDVSAPGVDILLALPGAQQGARSGTSFSAPFVTAIAAARAGGRLPYNAAVEGAGVALLGDLAVRDLGPPGRDPIYGAGLALAPDACRPQGGEAIAGVPPASSLPMLDARVLEAGTRAPLTVIRAGAAGGSN from the coding sequence ATGGCCCGGCGCGGACCGTCGCCGGGCGCTATGGGGCGGCTGTTCGGGACCTCGGGCGCGGTCGGCGCGGCCATGGCCGCTTTCCTTGTCGTTCCGGAGGTCGCGGTGGCTGACGGGCGCGTGCGTTGGCTCGAAGATTTTCAGCGGCAGGCGTCTCAGCTCCAGACGTCCCAGTTCCAGACGTCCCAGTTCCAGATTGGCGCGCACCCGCTTAGCGGCCGTGCCACGGAGGCTGTGAGCGCCGCGCACGTTGCGGCGTCCGCCGACGGGCATGCAGTGAAGACGTTCGAGCTTCCGCTCGCGGGGCGGGAGCGCCAGGCCGAGGCTGCGGCCGATCCGTTCGCAAAGGCGGATGGCGCAGAGCTGTTCGTGACGGATCTTTCTCTGGCCGATCTCGAAATCGCGAAGCTTCGCGGGTTCGTTGCAAGCGCGCCGACCGTGATTCGGCCCGGCCAGGAGGTTACGCGCCTGCGGCTGCCAGGTGCATCGCGCGATGTCGCCGCGACCGCGTTGCGGACGATCCTGCCGTCCGTCTCTGCGATGCCGAACGAGATCTACACTATCGTCCCGGAGCCAGCGGACGAGACAAGCGCGGACGCGCGGACGGTGATCGAGCGGAATCGCATGGGTCCGGCCGTGCCGGGGCCATGTCCTGCGGAGGCATGCTTCGGTCCCGACCTCATCGCGTGGCGTGCCGCGCTCGGCACGTGCGCGCGGGACGTTCGCGTCGGGATCATCGATACGTCGTTCGATCTTACGCATCCCGCGCTCCGGCACATCACGTCCGAGCAGGGCGTATTCCTCGGCGGGCAGGCCCCGTCGCCGTCGGATTGGCACGGGACGGCGGTACTCTCGGTGCTTGCCGGCGACCCGTCGAGCGGAACGCCGGGGCTGTTGCCGGAGGCGACGTTCCTGCTTGCGGCTGCGTTTCTCAGCGATGCGGACGGCAATGCGTCGACGGATACGGTTCGGGTTCTCGCCGCGCTCGCATGGCTGGATGCGGAAGGCGTCGACATCGTCAACATGAGTTTCTCGGGGCCGGAGGACGCAGCGGTCGCGCAGGCGATTTCGGCCATGCGGAAGAAGGGCGTTCTGTTCGTTGCGGCGGCGGGAAACATGGGGCCTGCCGCGGCACCGAGCTATCCGGCTGCCTACCCCGACGTGATCGCCGTGACGGCTGTGAACCGCGACGGCGAGGGCTATCGGCACGCCAATCGCGGCGACTACATCGATGTGTCGGCTCCCGGCGTCGATATTCTGCTTGCGCTGCCCGGCGCGCAGCAGGGTGCGCGAAGCGGGACGTCGTTTTCGGCACCGTTCGTGACCGCAATCGCGGCGGCCCGCGCCGGGGGGCGTCTGCCATACAACGCGGCGGTGGAGGGGGCGGGTGTCGCGCTGCTCGGCGATCTCGCCGTGCGCGATCTGGGACCGCCGGGGCGCGATCCCATCTATGGCGCGGGGCTCGCGCTCGCGCCCGATGCCTGCCGCCCTCAGGGTGGAGAGGCCATTGCCGGCGTGCCACCGGCATCATCGTTGCCGATGCTCGATGCCCGCGTGCTCGAAGCCGGGACGAGGGCGCCGCTGACGGTGATCCGTGCAGGTGCGGCCGGCGGTTCGAATTGA
- a CDS encoding RNA polymerase sigma factor, producing the protein MVDEIRSRMIELLPRLRRFAFALTGNKDKADDLVQDTCERALAHLDQWKPGTSLDSWMYRIAQNIWVDHHRSRKSHGGENTLDEVENLMGQDGRNVTESRLTLAAVTEGIARLPAEQKVLVAMVCVEGISYKEAAGILGIPIGTVMSRLSRARQTLYASLIEAPQRAAEPVAARAASRER; encoded by the coding sequence GTGGTGGATGAAATCCGTTCGCGGATGATCGAGCTATTGCCGCGTCTGCGAAGATTTGCATTCGCCTTGACCGGCAATAAAGACAAGGCAGACGATCTCGTACAGGACACGTGCGAGCGCGCGCTCGCGCACCTGGACCAATGGAAGCCTGGAACGAGCCTCGATAGTTGGATGTATCGTATCGCGCAGAACATCTGGGTCGATCATCACCGCAGCCGCAAAAGCCACGGCGGCGAGAACACACTGGACGAAGTCGAAAATCTGATGGGCCAGGACGGCCGCAACGTAACCGAGAGCCGCCTCACGCTGGCGGCCGTCACGGAAGGCATCGCGCGTCTTCCCGCCGAGCAGAAGGTTCTGGTTGCGATGGTCTGTGTCGAAGGCATTTCCTACAAGGAAGCCGCCGGCATCCTCGGCATTCCGATCGGAACCGTCATGAGCCGCTTATCGCGCGCACGCCAGACACTTTACGCCTCGCTCATCGAGGCGCCGCAGCGGGCCGCCGAACCCGTCGCCGCGCGTGCCGCATCCCGGGAGCGCTGA
- a CDS encoding MBL fold metallo-hydrolase yields the protein MTTPPPENKGFKAAIVVVTPFQQNSTLLWDSESMVGAVVDPGGDLDRIEEAIREVGVKVEKIILTHGHIDHAGGADDLRKILGVPVEGPHPADRFLLDNLAKQGEAYGFPAKPVTPDRWLDEGETVTVGGHSFDVLHCPGHSPGSVVLVNHAQRIILMGDVLFQGSIGRTDFPYGDHEALIGAIKTKLLPLDDDYAFIPGHGPVSSIGAERRSNPFLI from the coding sequence ATGACCACACCTCCGCCCGAAAACAAAGGCTTCAAGGCGGCCATCGTCGTCGTCACTCCGTTCCAGCAGAATTCCACGCTTCTGTGGGACAGCGAAAGCATGGTGGGGGCGGTCGTCGATCCCGGCGGCGACTTGGACCGGATCGAGGAGGCGATCCGCGAGGTCGGGGTCAAGGTGGAGAAGATCATCCTGACGCACGGGCATATCGATCACGCGGGCGGCGCGGACGATTTGCGCAAGATCCTCGGTGTGCCGGTCGAGGGACCGCATCCGGCAGACCGTTTCCTGCTCGACAATCTCGCGAAGCAGGGCGAGGCCTATGGCTTTCCCGCAAAGCCCGTGACGCCGGATCGGTGGCTGGACGAGGGGGAGACGGTCACCGTCGGCGGGCACAGCTTCGATGTGCTGCATTGTCCAGGGCATTCGCCGGGGTCGGTGGTTCTGGTGAACCACGCGCAACGCATCATCCTGATGGGAGATGTGCTGTTTCAGGGTTCCATCGGCCGTACGGATTTCCCCTACGGCGACCACGAGGCGCTGATCGGCGCGATCAAGACCAAGCTGCTGCCGCTCGATGACGACTACGCGTTCATTCCGGGACACGGGCCGGTCAGCTCGATCGGAGCCGAGCGGCGGTCGAACCCGTTTCTGATCTAA
- a CDS encoding DUF3617 domain-containing protein produces MRFGAVGFALAGFAGVCVLGGVAFAEAVSLPERKAGLWELTTTMDEGQGPVDRTLTMCVDAEMERNTVIASLIEHKQACTKYNIAREGDKTVVDMACKFDTRNVEGRTEMSGDFQSALLVKIESTTSGDHRGQSVAVKRTITQTGKYLGESCGELTGGEAMSSDGTRVMVQ; encoded by the coding sequence ATGCGGTTCGGCGCAGTTGGCTTCGCGCTTGCGGGGTTTGCCGGTGTTTGCGTTCTTGGCGGCGTGGCGTTCGCCGAGGCGGTGAGCCTGCCCGAGCGCAAGGCGGGGTTGTGGGAACTCACCACGACGATGGACGAGGGCCAGGGGCCCGTCGACCGGACGCTCACCATGTGCGTCGATGCCGAGATGGAACGCAACACGGTGATCGCGAGCCTGATCGAGCACAAGCAGGCGTGCACGAAATACAACATCGCCCGCGAAGGCGATAAGACCGTGGTCGACATGGCGTGCAAGTTCGATACGCGCAATGTCGAGGGGCGGACGGAAATGAGCGGCGACTTCCAGAGCGCGCTTCTGGTGAAGATCGAGAGCACGACGTCTGGCGACCATCGCGGCCAGTCGGTCGCCGTCAAGCGCACCATCACGCAGACTGGAAAGTATCTCGGCGAGAGCTGCGGAGAACTCACGGGCGGGGAAGCCATGAGTTCCGACGGCACGCGGGTGATGGTTCAGTAA
- a CDS encoding VOC family protein yields the protein MSPRVENLPLRCRDWRGLCVPGICSVHATARPGSTTAGDCSVMPMFQKITPYFWFDDNAEEAANFYVSLFDDARITSVSRYGKGAPLPEGTALVVGFELFGQQFAALNGGPTFKLSEAASLFVGCDTQAEIDRLWSALSEDGTAQPCGWVKDRFGLSWQINWSGVPDVMARGTAAQQAGMMSAMMQMQKVDLAALERAVKI from the coding sequence ATGTCGCCGCGTGTCGAAAATCTTCCTCTTCGCTGTCGGGATTGGCGGGGGCTGTGCGTTCCTGGGATATGTAGCGTGCACGCCACCGCCAGACCGGGATCGACGACCGCAGGAGATTGTTCCGTCATGCCGATGTTTCAAAAAATCACGCCCTACTTTTGGTTCGACGACAACGCCGAAGAGGCGGCGAATTTTTACGTTTCTTTGTTCGACGATGCGCGCATCACGAGCGTGAGCCGCTATGGGAAAGGCGCGCCGTTGCCGGAAGGCACGGCGCTGGTGGTCGGCTTCGAACTTTTCGGGCAACAGTTCGCGGCCCTTAACGGCGGGCCGACATTCAAGCTCAGCGAGGCCGCATCGCTGTTCGTCGGATGCGACACGCAGGCCGAGATCGACCGGCTTTGGAGCGCGTTGAGCGAAGATGGAACGGCGCAGCCGTGCGGCTGGGTGAAAGATCGTTTTGGTCTTTCCTGGCAGATCAATTGGTCCGGCGTGCCGGATGTGATGGCGCGAGGGACGGCGGCGCAGCAGGCGGGCATGATGAGCGCCATGATGCAAATGCAGAAGGTGGATCTCGCAGCCTTGGAACGCGCGGTCAAAATCTGA
- a CDS encoding phenylacetate--CoA ligase family protein, with translation MSGPIGFVLTLQKLYPFWNTAEQIKAKQEERLRALLRHAVTHSPYYQRRFARIDIERCPVTDLPTLTKTEMMENYDDLVTDRRLKKADLGAFVDDPKNLGRYYLGRYGVSHTSGSQGQPALIVQDREALALVFAVQFARGTKLKRRFLPHLGRVLNPARMAVLTIKPGFYPSAAAFAYLPGYLRPVFKLMPISVSNSIAENNRKLEAFRPHYLTGYASALEAFGREQEAGRLRLKELGCLTQITNVAEPLSIDKGNWLEEVFGASVGDEYAMGECLVLSSGCTAGRGAHVNADLAILEVVDENNRPVPPGTEGSKVLVTNLYNRVQPIIRYEVDDRVTMGTAPCGCGSVLPYIASISGRSKDLLWIETGGEKRELPYYVFLTGLHHVRDLAEHQIVQTGPRNFLIRAVPQNGRTVDASRIRQLVQDSAQAEGLAGAFDFDVEILTELPRGPSGKIMRVKNEYATMVNS, from the coding sequence ATGTCAGGCCCCATCGGTTTCGTTCTCACGCTCCAGAAGCTCTATCCGTTCTGGAATACGGCCGAACAGATCAAGGCCAAGCAGGAAGAACGTCTGCGCGCGCTGCTGCGCCATGCCGTAACGCACTCGCCATACTATCAACGGCGTTTCGCGAGGATCGACATCGAGCGCTGCCCCGTCACCGATCTCCCGACCCTGACCAAGACGGAGATGATGGAGAACTACGACGATCTCGTCACCGACCGGCGCCTGAAGAAGGCCGACCTCGGCGCGTTCGTCGACGATCCGAAAAACCTCGGCCGCTATTACCTCGGCCGCTACGGCGTCAGCCACACGTCCGGAAGCCAGGGCCAACCCGCACTCATCGTGCAGGACCGCGAAGCGCTCGCGCTGGTGTTCGCGGTCCAGTTCGCGCGCGGCACGAAGCTCAAGCGCCGCTTCCTTCCGCATCTCGGGCGCGTCCTCAATCCGGCCCGCATGGCCGTTCTCACCATCAAGCCCGGCTTCTACCCGAGCGCCGCCGCCTTTGCGTATCTTCCGGGCTACCTGCGCCCCGTGTTCAAGCTCATGCCGATCTCGGTGTCGAACTCGATTGCGGAGAACAATCGCAAGCTTGAGGCTTTCCGCCCGCACTATCTCACCGGCTACGCGAGCGCACTCGAAGCGTTCGGCCGCGAGCAGGAAGCCGGGCGCCTGCGCCTCAAGGAACTCGGCTGCCTGACCCAGATCACGAATGTCGCCGAACCGCTTTCCATCGATAAGGGCAACTGGCTGGAAGAGGTCTTCGGCGCATCCGTCGGAGACGAATACGCGATGGGCGAATGTCTGGTGCTGTCGTCCGGCTGCACGGCAGGGCGCGGCGCGCACGTCAACGCCGATCTCGCCATCCTCGAAGTCGTCGATGAGAACAATCGTCCCGTGCCGCCCGGCACCGAAGGCAGCAAGGTGCTCGTCACCAATCTTTACAATCGCGTCCAGCCGATAATCCGCTACGAGGTGGACGACCGCGTGACGATGGGAACGGCGCCGTGCGGTTGCGGCAGCGTGCTCCCCTACATCGCGAGCATCAGCGGCCGCAGCAAGGACCTGCTCTGGATCGAAACCGGCGGCGAGAAGCGCGAGCTTCCGTATTATGTCTTCCTGACCGGCCTGCATCACGTCCGCGATCTCGCCGAACATCAGATCGTGCAAACCGGACCGCGCAATTTCCTGATCCGCGCCGTGCCGCAGAACGGCCGCACCGTCGATGCCTCGCGCATCCGCCAGCTCGTGCAGGACTCCGCTCAGGCCGAAGGCTTGGCAGGCGCGTTCGACTTCGATGTCGAGATCCTGACCGAACTGCCGCGCGGCCCGTCCGGAAAGATCATGCGCGTCAAGAACGAGTACGCGACCATGGTCAACTCCTGA
- a CDS encoding type 1 glutamine amidotransferase domain-containing protein, producing the protein MPKISKAKILILATDGFEQSELEVPRDKLKDAGALVHVVAPKSRQDKETIKGWKGKDWGKPVKVDRDLPDASESFYDALVLPGGQINPDLLRGDEEALALIKSFLSSGKPVAAICHAPWLLIEANAVRGRKATGYKTIKTDLINAGVDWRDEPVVTDQGIVTSRNPDDLDAFVAKIIEEVEEGKHDRAELAA; encoded by the coding sequence ATGCCCAAGATATCGAAAGCGAAAATTCTGATCCTCGCCACCGACGGCTTCGAGCAGTCGGAACTCGAAGTCCCGCGCGACAAGCTGAAAGACGCAGGCGCGTTGGTGCACGTGGTAGCGCCGAAATCGCGTCAGGACAAAGAGACGATCAAAGGCTGGAAAGGCAAGGATTGGGGCAAGCCCGTCAAGGTCGACCGCGATCTCCCGGATGCCTCGGAATCCTTCTACGACGCGCTCGTTCTCCCAGGCGGCCAGATCAATCCCGATCTGCTGCGCGGCGACGAGGAAGCGCTCGCCCTGATCAAATCCTTCCTCAGTTCCGGCAAGCCCGTGGCCGCGATCTGCCATGCGCCCTGGCTGCTGATCGAAGCCAATGCCGTGCGCGGACGCAAGGCGACCGGCTACAAGACCATCAAGACCGACCTGATCAACGCGGGCGTCGATTGGCGCGACGAGCCGGTCGTCACCGACCAGGGCATCGTCACGAGCCGCAACCCCGACGACCTCGACGCCTTCGTCGCGAAGATCATCGAGGAGGTCGAGGAAGGAAAGCACGACCGCGCGGAACTTGCGGCCTAG
- a CDS encoding methyl-accepting chemotaxis protein, producing MMQNRTISTARNDAEAGAHSRLADDAVSDVVARFAQEATGVGHQIIDVACTVKELGNRVQAQSAEMQGIGGEMRALSAENERIAEGAHASLDVAQRANDDISQSATAVRGALDTIQALVRTVSEQRDLLHVLQEALGKVSQVAAGIEMITRQTDLLALNATIEAARAGQAGRGFAVVAAEVKALAGQTAQATKEITSTVGDLASKANLLIEKGSESAELAQSVDASASSISGTIDSIEKTVGNLLGQASDIQAAAAAIDTRSQSLLAGVERVIEGLRLSAADIGRVEGRVGELQVSGEVLITTSVESGVETADAPFVFEVIGRAATVARALEDALDRGLLRPEMLFDRDYKAIANSNPQQFTTVYAEAFDRIVTPIIDEALAFDARVVFCAPVDVNGYLPTHNSQFSKPQGADPVWNAAHCRNRRMFNDRVGLGAGTNRKRFLVQTYMRDMGNTYVPMVDVSAPIVVKERHWGGLRLAYRS from the coding sequence ATGATGCAGAATCGGACGATTTCGACCGCACGCAACGATGCCGAAGCAGGCGCGCATTCCCGGCTTGCGGATGATGCCGTTTCCGATGTGGTCGCGCGATTTGCGCAAGAGGCGACCGGCGTCGGGCACCAGATCATCGATGTCGCCTGCACCGTCAAGGAACTTGGAAACCGGGTCCAGGCCCAGAGCGCCGAGATGCAGGGCATCGGCGGGGAAATGCGGGCCCTCAGCGCCGAAAACGAGCGTATCGCCGAGGGCGCGCACGCCAGTCTCGACGTGGCGCAGCGCGCCAACGACGACATCTCTCAATCCGCAACGGCCGTGCGCGGCGCACTCGACACCATTCAGGCTCTTGTGCGGACCGTCTCCGAACAACGCGATCTTTTGCATGTGCTGCAGGAGGCGCTGGGAAAGGTCTCCCAAGTCGCCGCTGGGATCGAGATGATCACGCGGCAGACGGACCTGCTGGCGCTCAACGCAACGATCGAAGCTGCGCGCGCGGGCCAGGCCGGACGCGGATTCGCCGTTGTCGCCGCGGAGGTGAAGGCGCTGGCCGGTCAGACGGCGCAGGCGACGAAGGAGATCACGTCCACGGTCGGGGATCTCGCGAGTAAGGCAAACCTTCTGATCGAGAAGGGGAGCGAGAGCGCGGAGTTGGCGCAGTCCGTGGACGCGAGCGCTTCATCCATTTCCGGGACGATCGATTCCATCGAGAAGACCGTGGGTAATCTGCTTGGGCAGGCGTCCGATATTCAAGCGGCTGCGGCGGCCATCGATACGCGCAGCCAGTCGCTCCTTGCGGGTGTGGAGCGTGTGATCGAGGGGCTTCGGCTGTCTGCTGCCGACATCGGGCGTGTGGAAGGGCGTGTGGGCGAATTGCAGGTGTCAGGCGAGGTTCTGATCACGACCAGCGTCGAGTCCGGCGTAGAGACGGCGGATGCGCCCTTCGTTTTCGAGGTGATCGGGCGGGCCGCGACCGTTGCGCGGGCTCTCGAAGACGCGCTCGATCGAGGTCTGCTCAGGCCCGAGATGCTGTTCGACCGCGATTACAAGGCGATCGCCAATTCCAATCCCCAGCAGTTCACGACGGTCTATGCGGAGGCGTTCGATCGCATCGTGACGCCGATCATCGACGAGGCGCTGGCGTTCGACGCGCGCGTCGTGTTCTGCGCGCCGGTCGATGTGAACGGGTATCTGCCGACGCATAACAGCCAATTCTCGAAGCCCCAGGGTGCCGACCCTGTTTGGAACGCCGCCCATTGCCGCAACCGGCGCATGTTCAACGACCGCGTCGGGCTCGGGGCGGGCACAAACCGCAAGCGTTTTCTCGTGCAGACGTATATGCGCGACATGGGCAACACGTACGTGCCCATGGTCGACGTTTCCGCGCCCATCGTCGTGAAAGAGCGGCACTGGGGCGGGCTGCGTCTGGCCTACAGGTCGTAG